In a single window of the Lacerta agilis isolate rLacAgi1 chromosome 15, rLacAgi1.pri, whole genome shotgun sequence genome:
- the PHLDB1 gene encoding pleckstrin homology-like domain family B member 1 isoform X15 → METCNRNVASPAGRVQARLQNSLLDLTETGKGLKVQTEKPHLVSLGSGRLSTAITLLPLEEGKTVLGSAAGDIVLQGAGVAPKHCFIENMHGTLTLHPCGNPCAIDGLAVTRPTRLSQGCMICLGQSTFLRFNHPAEAKWMKSMIPSVGRSPAPQHGLTAEAQSLLNGNQDTAKASRHSHSALVSSIERDLQDIMDSLVLEEEGSTPRQLPSSRGNAPSPDSSVVNGRGGRYLLSPPQSPGAMSVGSSYENTSPPFSPLSSPASSSSCASHSPGTQDQGPALPPVVPVRSSSFNHTMLTPHGGASLDLPSTTGGPNPTRGPGSPRMARRATQESPRSPTPSRRARPSGENPRPGPRSSPPPALPAGLSESLPGSPRVQPPTSPRLAPKFQSPSTLRTKATALQERPPSPFREVRDTPAGTSRQGLGKGFPPAEPAGFVPLSQSSRALQPPESPRLSRRPLESMRELPPLSPALSRRAVSPAPHGGPPVQAKAGEAPCGWRREPPEDLVSASFSCLRGRSPSPTLLARDPGQRKPSYATGLSPAYSLGSLTSASPRQSPRLHRKLSGGLELTPGPLRERKHSISELSGDEGELREYHRWQRQERLREQEMERLERQRLETILSLCAEYTHSDGDPGQEHSTFPSATAEGAGQPGRRPSKGSISLGRAKEQLVGTLGLRERESLERSDEDHLKEESSSTESAGQEHEEPPSTKASQEAALLEEERTRVLATVDQLKSRAKELEQQLQETAREAEMERALLQGEREAELIQLQQEQKAVQQLQERMSGLDAAIHRDKERAKVDAERKELERLRALYSELKHQLDNCPESMREQLQDQMQREAEALETETKLFEDLEFQHLEKESRLEEEREMLSQQLLHSKAESHRSVARRKERLAALESQANQIRLQAAQEADRLGKEKATTLQMLQKEKETLLTLERRYRVLTGGSGFPKASAALREEMLPFSELGEAAESASPFCAASASSAQLYPGRTEEYVRLSDVFPFCGCGPDASAAPAVPSPAPPLSYEYVTTDQLAVILGSVRSAVGLAHSPSPPAPDSAASALPAALLCSSSCPQREPWWAESTVRLPLSAQELPAGFEAEADPPAACLSSSSSPPPPPLPAKAHSSPDPRQVYRSKMDGGSSSLAWPKGGSSSSQLNVATLGRSPSPKSSLSPQNGTGSLPRNLASTLQDIESKRQLALQQKAPAGQMQGRSRRWRRC, encoded by the exons ATGGAGACCTGTAACCGCAATGTGGCCAGCCCAGCTGGTCGAGTGCAGGCACGTCTTCAG AACAGTCTTCTAGACCTGACTGAGACAGGCAAAGGCCTGAAAGTGCAGACTGAAAAGCCACATCTGGTGAGCCTGGGCAGTGGGCGCCTCAGCACTGCCATCACTCTCCTGCCTCTGGAAGAAG GCAAAACTGTGCTGGGCTCAGCCGCCGGGGACATTGTGCTGCAGGGGGCCGGCGTGGCACCCAAGCACTGCTTCATTGAGAACATGCACGGGACTCTCACTCTGCACCCCTGTGGCAACCCGTGCGCCATAGATGGCTTGGCAGTCACACGCCCCACACGCCTTTCTCAAG GGTGTATGATCTGCCTGGGCCAGTCGACCTTCCTTCGGTTCAACCACCCGGCTGAGGCAAAGTGGATGAAAAGCATGATTCCCAGCGTGGGGCGAAGCCCTGCTCCCCAGCATGGGCTCACAGCAG AGGCCCAGAGCCTTCTGAACGGCAACCAAGATACGGCAAAGGCTTCCCGGCACAGCCACAGCGCCCTGGTCAGCTCCATCGAGCGGGACTTGCAGGACATCATGGATTCCCTTGTGTTGGAGGAGGAAGGCAGCACCCCTAGGCAGCTTCCCAGCAGCCGCGGCAACGCTCCGTCGCCAGACTCCTCCGTCGTGAATGGCAGGGGCGGGCGCTACCTGCTGTCCCCTCCCCAGAGCCCTGGCGCCATGTCTGTGGGATCCAGCTACGAAAACACCTCCCCgcccttctctcccctctcctctcccgcaagcagcagcagctgcgccAGCCACTCGCCTGGCACCCAGGACcagggccctgccctgcctccgGTGGTGCCCGTTCGCTCCTCTAGTTTCAACCACACCATGCTGACTCCTCACGGCGGGGCCAGCCTGGACCTGCCGAGCACCACCGGAGGCCCGAACCCAACACGGGGGCCGGGGAGCCCGCGGATGGCTCGGAGGGCCACACAGGAGAGTCCCCGGAGCCCCACGCCCAGCCGCAGGGCCCGGCCCTCGGGGGAGAACCCCCGCCCGGGCCCACGCAGCTCCCCTCCACCGGCATTGCCTGCCGGCCTGAGCGAGAGCCTGCCGGGCAGCCCTCGGGTGCAGCCACCCACTAGCCCACGCCTGGCCCCCAAATTCCAGTCGCCCTCCACCCTACGGACCAAGGCCACGGCTCTGCAGGAGAGGCCTCCCAGCCCTTTCCGGGAAGTGCGGGACACGCCTGCTGGCACCTCCCGCCAAGGGCTGGGGAAAGGCTTCCCGCCAGCTGAGCCTGCAGGGTTTGTACCCCTCAGCCAGTCGAGCCGGGCGCTGCAGCCCCCCGAGAGCCCCCGACTCAGCCGGCGGCCTCTGGAGAGCATGCGGGAACTGCCTCCTCTCAGCCCCGCCTTGTCCCGCCGGGCAGTGTCGCCAGCCCCTCACGGCGGCCCCCCAGTGCAGGCCAAGGCCGGCGAGGCCCCCTGTGGCTGGCGGAGGGAGCCTCCCGAGGACCTTGTGTCGGCCTCTTTCTCCTGTCTGCGGGGGCGCAGCCCCTCACCCACCCTGCTCGCCAGGGATCCTGGCCAACGCAAGCCCAGCTACGCAACTGGCCTGAGCCCCGCCTACAGCCTGGGCTCCCTGACCTCGGCCTCCCCACGCCAGAGCCCCCGCCTGCACCGGAAGTTGTCTGGGGGGCTGGAGCTGACGCCGGGGCCCCTGCGGGAGCGCAAGCACAGCATCTCGGAGCTCAGCGGCGACGAGGGGGAGCTGAGGGAATACCATCGCTGGCAGCGGCAGGAGCGGCTCCGGGAACAGGAGATGGAGCGGCTG GAGCGGCAGCGGCTGGAGACCATCCTGAGCCTGTGTGCCGAATACACTCATAGCGATGGCGATCCGGGCCAGGAGCACAGCACCTTCCCCAGCGCTACTGCCGAGGGCGCTGGCCAGCCGGGAAGGAGGCCCTCCAAGGGCTCCATCAGTCTTGGACGAGCGAAGGAGCAGCTGGTGGGAACCCTGGGCCTGCGGGAGAGGGAGAGCTTGGAGCGCTCGGATGAGGACCACCTGAAGgaggaaagcagcagcactgaGAGTGCTGGCCAGGAG CACGAAGagccgcccagcaccaaagccagCCAGGAGGCGGCTCTGTTGGAGGAGGAGCGCACCAGGGTCCTGGCCACCGTCGATCAGCTGAAGAGCCGAGCTAaggagctggagcagcagctgcaggaaaCAGCCCGGGAG GCGGAGATGGAGCGGGCCCTCCTGCAAGGCGAGCGGGAGGCCGAGCTGATCCAGCTGCAGCAGGAGCAGAAGGCAGTGCAGCAGTTGCAGGAGCGTATGTCTGGTCTGGACGCCGCCATCCACCGGGACAAG GAGAGGGCAAAGGTTGATGCTGAAAGGAAGGAACTTGAGCGACTGCGGGCACTGTACTCTGAGCTCAAGCACCAGCTTGATAACTGCCCTGAGTCAATGAGGGAGCAGTTGCAGGACCAGATGCAAAGG GAAGCGGAGGCCCTGGAGACGGAGACGAAGCTGTTTGAGGACCTGGAGTTCCAGCACCTGGAGAAGGAGAGCCGCCTGGAGGAGGAACGCGAGATGCTCAGCCAGCAGCTCCTGCACAGCAAAGCCGAGAGCCACCGCAGCGTGGCACGGAGGAAG GAACGCCTGGCAGCGCTGGAGAGTCAAGCCAACCAGATCAGGCTGCAGGCTGCTCAGGAGGCTGACCGGCTGGGCAAGGAGAAAGCCACCACCTTGCAGATGCTACAGAAG GAGAAGGAGACCCTCCTTACGCTAGAGAGACGGTACCGGGTGCTGACTGGTGGCTCCGGCTTCCCCAAGGCCTCTGCAGCTCTGCGAGAG GAGATGCTTCCTTTCTCTGAGCTGGGGGAGGCGGCTGAATCTGCCAGCCCCTTCTGTGCAGCTAGTGCTTCCTCCGCCCAGCTCTACCCAGGGAGGACAGAG GAGTACGTGAGACTTTCTGACGTTTTCCCATTTTGCGGCTGTGGGCCAGATGCTAGCGCCGCACCTGCCGTCCCCTCACCTGCGCCCCCACTGTCCTATGAG TACGTGACAACTGACCAGCTGGCAGTGATTCTGGGCAGCGTCAGGTCGGCTGTAGGGCTTGCCCACTCCCCCAGCCCCCCCGCGCCAGACTCCGCTGCTTCTGCCCTGCCAGCGGCACTGCTCTGCTCCTCCAGCTGCCCCCAG AGAGAGCCGTGGTGGGCAGAGAGCACAGTGCGGCTGCCACTTTCCGCCCAGGAGCTCCCAGCTGGCTTTGAGGCTGAAGCAGACCCCCCTGCTgcttgtctctcctcctcctcctcccctcctcctcctcctctgcctgctaaAGCTCACTCGTCTCCAGACCCGCGACAG GTCTATCGCTCCAAGATGGATGGTGGCTCCAGCAGCTTGGCTTGGCCCAAAGGAGGCAGCTCCTCCTCGCAGCTCAACGTGGCCACTCTGGGACGCAGCCCTTCACCCAAG AGCTCCCTGTCCCCACAAAACGGCACCGGCAGCCTCCCTCGGAATCTGGCCAGCACCCTGCAGGATATCGAGAGCAAGCGCCAACTGGCCCTTCAGCAAAAGG CGCCAGCGGGGCAGATGCAGGGAAGATCGAGGAGATGGAGAAGATGCTGA
- the PHLDB1 gene encoding pleckstrin homology-like domain family B member 1 isoform X7 gives METCNRNVASPAGRVQARLQNSLLDLTETGKGLKVQTEKPHLVSLGSGRLSTAITLLPLEEGKTVLGSAAGDIVLQGAGVAPKHCFIENMHGTLTLHPCGNPCAIDGLAVTRPTRLSQGCMICLGQSTFLRFNHPAEAKWMKSMIPSVGRSPAPQHGLTAEAQSLLNGNQDTAKASRHSHSALVSSIERDLQDIMDSLVLEEEGSTPRQLPSSRGNAPSPDSSVVNGRGGRYLLSPPQSPGAMSVGSSYENTSPPFSPLSSPASSSSCASHSPGTQDQGPALPPVVPVRSSSFNHTMLTPHGGASLDLPSTTGGPNPTRGPGSPRMARRATQESPRSPTPSRRARPSGENPRPGPRSSPPPALPAGLSESLPGSPRVQPPTSPRLAPKFQSPSTLRTKATALQERPPSPFREVRDTPAGTSRQGLGKGFPPAEPAGFVPLSQSSRALQPPESPRLSRRPLESMRELPPLSPALSRRAVSPAPHGGPPVQAKAGEAPCGWRREPPEDLVSASFSCLRGRSPSPTLLARDPGQRKPSYATGLSPAYSLGSLTSASPRQSPRLHRKLSGGLELTPGPLRERKHSISELSGDEGELREYHRWQRQERLREQEMERLERQRLETILSLCAEYTHSDGDPGQEHSTFPSATAEGAGQPGRRPSKGSISLGRAKEQLVGTLGLRERESLERSDEDHLKEESSSTESAGQEHEEPPSTKASQEAALLEEERTRVLATVDQLKSRAKELEQQLQETAREAEMERALLQGEREAELIQLQQEQKAVQQLQERMSGLDAAIHRDKERAKVDAERKELERLRALYSELKHQLDNCPESMREQLQDQMQREAEALETETKLFEDLEFQHLEKESRLEEEREMLSQQLLHSKAESHRSVARRKERLAALESQANQIRLQAAQEADRLGKEKATTLQMLQKEKETLLTLERRYRVLTGGSGFPKASAALREEMLPFSELGEAAESASPFCAASASSAQLYPGRTEEYVRLSDVFPFCGCGPDASAAPAVPSPAPPLSYEYVTTDQLAVILGSVRSAVGLAHSPSPPAPDSAASALPAALLCSSSCPQVYRSKMDGGSSSLAWPKGGSSSSQLNVATLGRSPSPKSSLSPQNGTGSLPRNLASTLQDIESKRQLALQQKGQQVIEEQRRRLADLKQKAAAEAQSQWEALHGQPLPPSPYSPLIHHSILHHHPPGGLGLRANDDGERAYDTLSLESSDSLDTNLSTSGNSACSPDNVSSASGADAGKIEEMEKMLKEAHAEKSRMMESREQEMELRRQALEDERRRREQLERRLQDETARRQKLIEKEVKMREKQFAQARPLTRYLPIRKEDFDLRSHIESSGHSVDTCSHVILSEKMCKGYLVKMGGKIKSWKKRWFVFDRLRRTLSYYADKHETKLKGLIYFQAIEEVYYDHLRSAAKKGFFSLSLASHLADFLPAPFSGESPNPALTFCVKTHDRLYYMVAPSAEAMRIWMDVIVTGAEGYTQFLN, from the exons ATGGAGACCTGTAACCGCAATGTGGCCAGCCCAGCTGGTCGAGTGCAGGCACGTCTTCAG AACAGTCTTCTAGACCTGACTGAGACAGGCAAAGGCCTGAAAGTGCAGACTGAAAAGCCACATCTGGTGAGCCTGGGCAGTGGGCGCCTCAGCACTGCCATCACTCTCCTGCCTCTGGAAGAAG GCAAAACTGTGCTGGGCTCAGCCGCCGGGGACATTGTGCTGCAGGGGGCCGGCGTGGCACCCAAGCACTGCTTCATTGAGAACATGCACGGGACTCTCACTCTGCACCCCTGTGGCAACCCGTGCGCCATAGATGGCTTGGCAGTCACACGCCCCACACGCCTTTCTCAAG GGTGTATGATCTGCCTGGGCCAGTCGACCTTCCTTCGGTTCAACCACCCGGCTGAGGCAAAGTGGATGAAAAGCATGATTCCCAGCGTGGGGCGAAGCCCTGCTCCCCAGCATGGGCTCACAGCAG AGGCCCAGAGCCTTCTGAACGGCAACCAAGATACGGCAAAGGCTTCCCGGCACAGCCACAGCGCCCTGGTCAGCTCCATCGAGCGGGACTTGCAGGACATCATGGATTCCCTTGTGTTGGAGGAGGAAGGCAGCACCCCTAGGCAGCTTCCCAGCAGCCGCGGCAACGCTCCGTCGCCAGACTCCTCCGTCGTGAATGGCAGGGGCGGGCGCTACCTGCTGTCCCCTCCCCAGAGCCCTGGCGCCATGTCTGTGGGATCCAGCTACGAAAACACCTCCCCgcccttctctcccctctcctctcccgcaagcagcagcagctgcgccAGCCACTCGCCTGGCACCCAGGACcagggccctgccctgcctccgGTGGTGCCCGTTCGCTCCTCTAGTTTCAACCACACCATGCTGACTCCTCACGGCGGGGCCAGCCTGGACCTGCCGAGCACCACCGGAGGCCCGAACCCAACACGGGGGCCGGGGAGCCCGCGGATGGCTCGGAGGGCCACACAGGAGAGTCCCCGGAGCCCCACGCCCAGCCGCAGGGCCCGGCCCTCGGGGGAGAACCCCCGCCCGGGCCCACGCAGCTCCCCTCCACCGGCATTGCCTGCCGGCCTGAGCGAGAGCCTGCCGGGCAGCCCTCGGGTGCAGCCACCCACTAGCCCACGCCTGGCCCCCAAATTCCAGTCGCCCTCCACCCTACGGACCAAGGCCACGGCTCTGCAGGAGAGGCCTCCCAGCCCTTTCCGGGAAGTGCGGGACACGCCTGCTGGCACCTCCCGCCAAGGGCTGGGGAAAGGCTTCCCGCCAGCTGAGCCTGCAGGGTTTGTACCCCTCAGCCAGTCGAGCCGGGCGCTGCAGCCCCCCGAGAGCCCCCGACTCAGCCGGCGGCCTCTGGAGAGCATGCGGGAACTGCCTCCTCTCAGCCCCGCCTTGTCCCGCCGGGCAGTGTCGCCAGCCCCTCACGGCGGCCCCCCAGTGCAGGCCAAGGCCGGCGAGGCCCCCTGTGGCTGGCGGAGGGAGCCTCCCGAGGACCTTGTGTCGGCCTCTTTCTCCTGTCTGCGGGGGCGCAGCCCCTCACCCACCCTGCTCGCCAGGGATCCTGGCCAACGCAAGCCCAGCTACGCAACTGGCCTGAGCCCCGCCTACAGCCTGGGCTCCCTGACCTCGGCCTCCCCACGCCAGAGCCCCCGCCTGCACCGGAAGTTGTCTGGGGGGCTGGAGCTGACGCCGGGGCCCCTGCGGGAGCGCAAGCACAGCATCTCGGAGCTCAGCGGCGACGAGGGGGAGCTGAGGGAATACCATCGCTGGCAGCGGCAGGAGCGGCTCCGGGAACAGGAGATGGAGCGGCTG GAGCGGCAGCGGCTGGAGACCATCCTGAGCCTGTGTGCCGAATACACTCATAGCGATGGCGATCCGGGCCAGGAGCACAGCACCTTCCCCAGCGCTACTGCCGAGGGCGCTGGCCAGCCGGGAAGGAGGCCCTCCAAGGGCTCCATCAGTCTTGGACGAGCGAAGGAGCAGCTGGTGGGAACCCTGGGCCTGCGGGAGAGGGAGAGCTTGGAGCGCTCGGATGAGGACCACCTGAAGgaggaaagcagcagcactgaGAGTGCTGGCCAGGAG CACGAAGagccgcccagcaccaaagccagCCAGGAGGCGGCTCTGTTGGAGGAGGAGCGCACCAGGGTCCTGGCCACCGTCGATCAGCTGAAGAGCCGAGCTAaggagctggagcagcagctgcaggaaaCAGCCCGGGAG GCGGAGATGGAGCGGGCCCTCCTGCAAGGCGAGCGGGAGGCCGAGCTGATCCAGCTGCAGCAGGAGCAGAAGGCAGTGCAGCAGTTGCAGGAGCGTATGTCTGGTCTGGACGCCGCCATCCACCGGGACAAG GAGAGGGCAAAGGTTGATGCTGAAAGGAAGGAACTTGAGCGACTGCGGGCACTGTACTCTGAGCTCAAGCACCAGCTTGATAACTGCCCTGAGTCAATGAGGGAGCAGTTGCAGGACCAGATGCAAAGG GAAGCGGAGGCCCTGGAGACGGAGACGAAGCTGTTTGAGGACCTGGAGTTCCAGCACCTGGAGAAGGAGAGCCGCCTGGAGGAGGAACGCGAGATGCTCAGCCAGCAGCTCCTGCACAGCAAAGCCGAGAGCCACCGCAGCGTGGCACGGAGGAAG GAACGCCTGGCAGCGCTGGAGAGTCAAGCCAACCAGATCAGGCTGCAGGCTGCTCAGGAGGCTGACCGGCTGGGCAAGGAGAAAGCCACCACCTTGCAGATGCTACAGAAG GAGAAGGAGACCCTCCTTACGCTAGAGAGACGGTACCGGGTGCTGACTGGTGGCTCCGGCTTCCCCAAGGCCTCTGCAGCTCTGCGAGAG GAGATGCTTCCTTTCTCTGAGCTGGGGGAGGCGGCTGAATCTGCCAGCCCCTTCTGTGCAGCTAGTGCTTCCTCCGCCCAGCTCTACCCAGGGAGGACAGAG GAGTACGTGAGACTTTCTGACGTTTTCCCATTTTGCGGCTGTGGGCCAGATGCTAGCGCCGCACCTGCCGTCCCCTCACCTGCGCCCCCACTGTCCTATGAG TACGTGACAACTGACCAGCTGGCAGTGATTCTGGGCAGCGTCAGGTCGGCTGTAGGGCTTGCCCACTCCCCCAGCCCCCCCGCGCCAGACTCCGCTGCTTCTGCCCTGCCAGCGGCACTGCTCTGCTCCTCCAGCTGCCCCCAG GTCTATCGCTCCAAGATGGATGGTGGCTCCAGCAGCTTGGCTTGGCCCAAAGGAGGCAGCTCCTCCTCGCAGCTCAACGTGGCCACTCTGGGACGCAGCCCTTCACCCAAG AGCTCCCTGTCCCCACAAAACGGCACCGGCAGCCTCCCTCGGAATCTGGCCAGCACCCTGCAGGATATCGAGAGCAAGCGCCAACTGGCCCTTCAGCAAAAGG GCCAACAGGTGATTGAGGAGCAGCGGAGGCGCTTGGCCGACCTGAAGCAGAAAGCGGCGGCTGAGGCTCAGTCCCAGTGGGAGGCCCTGCATGGGCAGCCCCTTCCCCCTTCTCCGTACTCCCCCCTCATCCACCACTCCATCCTCCATCACCACCCACCGGGGGGCCTGGGCCTGCGCGCCAACGACGACGGGGAGCGTGCCTACGACACCCTCAGCCTGGAGAGCTCCGACAGCCTCGACACCAACCTGTCCACGAGCGGCAATTCCGCCTGCTCCCCGGACAACGTCTCCAG CGCCAGCGGGGCAGATGCAGGGAAGATCGAGGAGATGGAGAAGATGCTGAAGGAGGCCCACGCGGAGAAGTCGCGCATGATGGAATCGCGG GAGCAAGAGATGGAGCTGCGGCGCCAGGCCCTGGAGGACGAGCGGCGGAGGCGGGAGCAGCTGGAGCGGCGTCTTCAGGATGAGACGGCACGGCGGCAGAAGCTCATCGAGAAGGAGGTCAAGATGCGAGAAAAGCAGTTTGCCCAG GCCCGCCCTCTGACGCGCTACCTGCCTATCCGCAAAGAGGACTTCGACCTGCGTTCGCACATTGAATCATCTGGCCACAGCGTGGACACCTGCAGCCACGTTATCCTCTCCGAGAAGATGTGCAAAGGCTACCTGGTCAAGATGGGGGGTAAAATCAAGTCCTGGAAGAAGCGATGGTTCGTTTTTGACCGCCTGCGGCGCACTCTCTCCTACTATGCAG ACAAGCATGAGACGAAGCTCAAGGGCCTCATCTACTTCCAGGCCATTGAGGAGGTTTATTACGATCACCTGCGCAGCGCAGCCAAG aAGGGATTCTTCTCTCTCAGCCTGGCCAGT CACCTAGCCGactttctccctgcccccttcaGTGGAGAG AGCCCCAACCCCGCCCTCACCTTCTGCGTCAAGACCCACGACCGCCTCTACTACATGGTGGCCCCATCGGCCGAGGCCATGCGCATTTGGATGGATGTCATCGTGACAGGAGCCGAGGGCTACACGCAGTTCCTGAACTGA